Proteins co-encoded in one Halorussus vallis genomic window:
- a CDS encoding GcvT family protein, whose protein sequence is MGTSGKLPDAAGTVIVGAGCVGCSTAYHLSELGREDVVVVDQGPLFETGGSTSHAPGLVFQTAGGKLMTRMAEYTRRLYSDLDGFRQAGGVEVAYTEDRWDFLKRKRERGMAYGIEGGRLLSPAEVKAEIPQINEDAIHGGYYVPTDGKADAVDVSATMAEAARDRGVRFFGETTVTDLETDDEGIRTVVTDRGSIEADEVLVAANIWGPLFGDMVGVDVPLVPCAHQYLVSDELDELRGAARELDQPILRHQDYSLYFRQHGERYGIGSYDHEPLLVDPEDILSPEDAPDQPSIREFTEEHFFEPTHPDIDRSAYDAATELVPALADSEFEYRINGMFSFTPDGMPIFGESEDVDGLWWGLAVWVTQSGGAGNILAEWMENGVPRLDGERVCVTGAHVDRFQPHSGSRRYARDRGAQQYQEVYQLIHPREQPRSERGLRRSPYYPRQEELGAEFYDADGWEAAQWYEANEPLAAEYGVPDRDGWPGRNWSKAHGAEHRAVRDRVGLYDLSSFTCIEVTGDDAADFLQRLLSNDVDVAPGRVRYATMLNEAGGILADLTVSRLADDRFLLLTGGGSSGTEQGRWVRERAPDSVTVTDRTSGTCGLGVWGPEARKTLAGLVEADISHDAFPFFSCRETYVGSVPVTMLRVSYVGELGWELYAPMEYGAKLWDLVWEAGQDHGAVAMGDAALNSMSMEKGFRLWGTDITPEYDPYEAGIGFAVDMDTEFVGKAALERTREEGLDRKLSCMTLDEPGAVVDSGHPVVDGDDVLGYVARADYGYTVDAGIAYGYLPPEYAEPGRSVEIRYENERYPATVEEEPLYDPDREKILR, encoded by the coding sequence ATGGGAACAAGTGGCAAACTTCCGGACGCGGCCGGGACGGTCATCGTCGGTGCGGGGTGCGTCGGGTGCAGCACCGCGTACCACCTGAGCGAACTCGGGCGCGAGGACGTCGTCGTCGTCGACCAGGGACCGCTGTTCGAAACCGGCGGGTCGACCTCCCACGCGCCGGGCCTGGTGTTCCAGACCGCCGGGGGAAAGCTGATGACCCGGATGGCCGAGTACACCCGACGGCTCTACTCGGACCTCGACGGCTTCCGCCAGGCCGGCGGCGTCGAAGTGGCCTACACCGAAGACCGGTGGGACTTCCTGAAGCGCAAGCGCGAGCGGGGGATGGCCTACGGCATAGAGGGTGGCCGCCTGCTCTCGCCCGCCGAGGTGAAAGCCGAGATTCCCCAGATAAACGAGGACGCCATCCACGGCGGCTACTACGTGCCCACGGACGGGAAGGCCGACGCCGTCGACGTCTCGGCCACGATGGCCGAAGCGGCCCGCGACCGGGGCGTCCGGTTCTTCGGCGAGACGACGGTCACGGACCTCGAAACCGACGACGAGGGGATACGCACCGTCGTCACCGACCGGGGGAGCATCGAGGCCGACGAGGTGCTGGTGGCGGCGAACATCTGGGGGCCGCTGTTCGGCGACATGGTCGGCGTCGACGTGCCGCTCGTCCCGTGCGCCCACCAGTACCTCGTCTCCGACGAACTCGACGAACTCCGGGGCGCGGCGCGCGAACTGGACCAGCCCATCCTGCGCCACCAGGACTACTCGCTGTACTTCCGTCAGCACGGCGAGCGCTACGGTATCGGCTCCTACGACCACGAACCGCTACTGGTCGACCCCGAGGACATCCTCTCGCCCGAGGACGCGCCCGACCAGCCGTCCATCCGCGAGTTCACCGAAGAACACTTCTTCGAGCCGACCCACCCCGACATCGACCGCTCGGCGTACGACGCCGCGACCGAACTCGTCCCCGCGCTCGCCGACTCCGAGTTCGAGTACCGCATCAACGGGATGTTCTCGTTCACCCCCGACGGGATGCCCATCTTCGGCGAGAGCGAGGACGTCGACGGCCTGTGGTGGGGCCTGGCGGTCTGGGTCACCCAGTCCGGCGGCGCGGGCAACATCCTCGCCGAGTGGATGGAGAACGGCGTCCCGCGACTCGACGGCGAGCGCGTGTGCGTGACCGGCGCGCACGTCGACCGGTTCCAGCCCCACTCGGGGTCGCGGCGGTACGCCCGCGACCGGGGCGCCCAGCAGTACCAGGAGGTGTACCAGCTGATTCACCCGCGCGAACAGCCCCGAAGCGAGCGCGGCCTCCGGCGGAGTCCCTACTACCCGCGACAGGAGGAACTCGGCGCGGAGTTCTACGACGCCGACGGCTGGGAGGCCGCCCAGTGGTACGAGGCCAACGAACCGCTCGCGGCGGAGTACGGCGTGCCGGACCGGGACGGCTGGCCGGGCCGGAACTGGTCGAAGGCCCACGGCGCCGAACATCGTGCCGTCCGCGACCGGGTCGGACTGTACGACCTCTCGTCGTTCACCTGCATCGAGGTGACCGGCGACGACGCCGCCGACTTCCTCCAGCGGTTGCTCTCGAACGACGTCGACGTCGCGCCCGGCCGCGTCCGGTACGCGACGATGCTGAACGAGGCGGGCGGCATCCTCGCCGACCTGACCGTCTCCCGACTCGCCGACGACAGGTTCCTGCTGCTGACCGGCGGCGGGAGTTCCGGCACCGAGCAGGGCCGGTGGGTTCGCGAGCGCGCCCCCGACTCGGTGACCGTGACCGACCGGACGTCGGGCACCTGCGGCCTCGGCGTGTGGGGTCCGGAGGCTCGGAAGACGCTCGCCGGACTCGTCGAGGCCGACATCTCCCACGACGCCTTCCCGTTCTTCTCGTGCCGGGAGACGTACGTCGGGAGCGTGCCGGTGACGATGCTGCGGGTTTCGTACGTCGGGGAACTCGGCTGGGAACTGTACGCCCCGATGGAGTACGGTGCGAAACTGTGGGACCTCGTCTGGGAGGCGGGCCAGGACCACGGCGCGGTCGCGATGGGGGACGCCGCGCTCAACTCGATGAGCATGGAGAAGGGCTTCCGACTGTGGGGGACCGACATCACGCCGGAGTACGACCCCTACGAGGCCGGCATCGGGTTCGCGGTCGATATGGACACCGAGTTCGTCGGCAAGGCGGCGCTCGAACGCACCCGCGAGGAGGGTCTCGACCGGAAGCTGTCCTGCATGACGCTCGACGAACCCGGGGCGGTCGTCGACTCGGGCCACCCGGTCGTCGACGGCGACGACGTGCTGGGGTACGTCGCGCGCGCCGACTACGGCTACACCGTCGACGCCGGCATCGCGTACGGGTACCTCCCGCCCGAGTACGCCGAACCGGGGCGGTCGGTCGAGATACGGTACGAGAACGAGCGCTACCCGGCGACCGTCGAGGAGGAACCGCTGTACGACCCGGACCGCGAGAAGATACTCCGGTAG
- a CDS encoding PAS domain-containing sensor histidine kinase: MKERVEDSGTAFWCDADDTEALRRFRTLVNAIDDGVFQLDADGRLAAVNDGVVELTGYAREELLGEHVSLVLDDGLAAERLLESATDVGDRFEFAVRTADGDRIRCEVRVTPFEADGAGRGAVGVIRDVPERWEAASERAEATAETDQQMRLYETLVSSTPDLVYAFDLDYRFTFANDATLEMWDQTLEESLGKTLREIGYEPWHAEMHEREIDRVVETKAPVRGEVEFPHAELGRRVYDYIFAPVLDDDGEVEAIAGTTRDITERKQAEEALQRSEERLRALVAASSDVVYRMSPDWSEMHELEGKEFLADIDESTSDWLDKYIHPDDQPRVTEVIEEAIRTKSVFELEHRVEQEDGSTGWTFSRAVPMLDEDGDIDEWTGMASDITERKRHEQALEESERRYRTLAENFPNGAVGVYDRDLRYTLTEGSVLGDTLPSADRLEGSRMPEIFPSETVEDLEPVLRAAVEEGETGKATTEFGGRNWDVWAAPLRDADDDVFAALSLAQDVTEQVDRERELEERTERLDRFASMLAHELRNPVTIGQIYSEQLPTDAAPDAVEYVNEAFDRIEDMIDVMLVVARGREAVGDRSRVHLPTVAREAWGEVETPEATLDVALDTAIRADETYVRHLFRNLFENAVEHGGSDVTVTLGGLPTGFYVADDGAGIPAENRDAVFEAGYTTTAGREGIGLGLAFVRELADGYDWTCAVTESGAGGARFEFTGTDQDPEQT, from the coding sequence ATGAAAGAACGGGTGGAGGACTCCGGAACGGCGTTCTGGTGTGACGCCGACGACACCGAGGCCCTCCGTCGCTTTCGGACGCTCGTGAACGCCATCGACGACGGCGTCTTCCAACTCGACGCCGACGGTCGACTCGCCGCGGTCAACGACGGCGTCGTCGAACTCACGGGGTACGCCCGCGAAGAACTCCTCGGCGAACACGTCTCGCTGGTCCTCGACGACGGTTTGGCCGCCGAGCGACTTCTCGAGAGTGCGACCGACGTCGGCGACCGATTCGAGTTCGCCGTCCGGACCGCCGATGGAGACCGAATCCGCTGCGAAGTCCGAGTGACTCCGTTCGAAGCCGACGGTGCGGGACGGGGTGCGGTCGGCGTGATTCGCGACGTTCCCGAGCGGTGGGAAGCGGCGTCGGAGCGAGCGGAAGCGACCGCCGAGACCGACCAGCAGATGCGGCTCTACGAGACGCTCGTCTCGAGCACGCCCGACCTCGTCTACGCCTTCGACCTCGACTACCGCTTCACGTTCGCGAACGACGCGACGCTGGAGATGTGGGACCAGACCCTCGAGGAGTCGCTGGGGAAGACCCTGCGGGAGATCGGCTACGAACCGTGGCACGCGGAGATGCACGAACGCGAGATCGACCGGGTCGTCGAGACGAAAGCGCCCGTCCGGGGCGAGGTCGAGTTCCCGCACGCCGAACTCGGCCGGCGCGTCTACGACTACATCTTCGCGCCGGTGCTCGACGACGACGGAGAAGTCGAGGCCATCGCCGGAACGACGCGCGACATCACCGAACGCAAGCAGGCCGAGGAGGCGCTCCAGCGGAGCGAGGAACGCCTCCGCGCGCTGGTCGCCGCGAGTTCGGACGTGGTGTACCGGATGAGCCCCGACTGGAGCGAGATGCACGAACTCGAAGGCAAGGAGTTCCTCGCCGACATCGACGAGTCGACCAGCGACTGGCTCGACAAGTACATCCATCCGGACGACCAGCCGCGGGTCACGGAGGTCATCGAGGAGGCGATTCGGACCAAGAGCGTCTTCGAACTGGAACACCGGGTGGAGCAGGAGGACGGGAGCACGGGCTGGACGTTCTCGCGGGCGGTACCGATGCTGGACGAGGACGGCGACATCGACGAGTGGACCGGGATGGCGAGCGACATCACCGAACGGAAGCGCCACGAGCAGGCCCTGGAGGAGTCGGAGCGCCGGTACCGGACGCTCGCCGAGAACTTCCCGAACGGTGCGGTCGGGGTGTACGACCGCGACCTCCGGTACACCCTGACCGAGGGGAGCGTTCTGGGCGACACCCTGCCGAGCGCCGACCGCCTGGAGGGCAGCAGGATGCCGGAGATATTCCCGTCGGAGACGGTCGAGGATCTCGAACCGGTGCTCCGGGCGGCGGTCGAGGAGGGCGAAACCGGCAAGGCGACGACCGAGTTCGGCGGTCGCAACTGGGACGTGTGGGCGGCACCGCTTCGCGACGCCGATGACGACGTCTTCGCCGCGCTGAGCCTCGCCCAGGACGTCACCGAGCAGGTCGACCGCGAGCGGGAACTCGAAGAGCGGACCGAGCGCCTCGACAGATTTGCGAGCATGCTCGCCCACGAACTGCGCAACCCCGTCACCATCGGCCAGATATACAGCGAGCAACTGCCGACGGACGCCGCCCCCGACGCGGTCGAGTACGTCAACGAGGCGTTCGACCGCATCGAGGACATGATCGACGTGATGCTGGTGGTGGCGCGGGGCCGCGAAGCCGTGGGCGACCGCTCTCGCGTCCACCTCCCGACGGTGGCGCGGGAGGCGTGGGGAGAAGTGGAGACGCCGGAGGCGACCCTGGACGTCGCGCTCGATACCGCGATACGGGCCGACGAGACGTACGTCCGCCACCTGTTCCGCAACCTCTTCGAGAACGCCGTCGAGCACGGCGGGTCGGACGTCACCGTCACCCTCGGCGGCCTCCCGACCGGGTTCTACGTCGCCGACGACGGGGCGGGCATCCCGGCCGAGAACCGCGACGCGGTGTTCGAAGCGGGATACACGACGACCGCCGGGCGGGAGGGAATCGGCCTAGGGTTGGCCTTCGTTCGCGAACTCGCCGACGGGTACGACTGGACGTGCGCGGTGACCGAGAGCGGGGCGGGCGGCGCGCGCTTCGAGTTCACGGGCACCGACCAGGACCCAGAGCAGACCTGA
- a CDS encoding NRAMP family divalent metal transporter — protein MSSNTISELLPGPSAAEFFQKYGLAFVMVASYFGSGSIFIASSAGVRYGYGLLWAVVGAVLLGFMAQDMSARLGIFGDSLAAFAREKLGSTLATVVMILLSVGCVAWTLELTAAVGKGIVVLLDLQGIGWQPFAYLTGLAAIVIGILGYRAVEKIMVAMMFGLLVLYLLVAGASDPNLAAVATGFVPGIDSAGSMTLAVSILGTTALWPNFFLESQLVDEKGWSTSAAVPTMRRDLSIGYAVGGITTVAIVVVAAAILRPAGYEQLETFLTPGRALASVLGEWAMVVFLTGTLAAAFNSIVPIMWAPAYIIPEAMGTQYADDGRLFNVIYVVGVGLGSLSPLVHEFLGLSVIDMIILFPAYNGVVGLPITAVLLFWAVNDSDVMGTHTNGWWLNAVNSALVLLAVYSAWSAGQFVIDAILSGGF, from the coding sequence ATGAGTAGCAACACTATCAGCGAACTGTTACCGGGACCGTCGGCGGCCGAGTTCTTCCAGAAGTACGGCCTCGCGTTCGTGATGGTCGCGAGTTACTTCGGGTCGGGATCGATATTCATCGCGAGTTCGGCCGGCGTGCGCTACGGCTACGGCCTACTCTGGGCCGTCGTGGGTGCGGTGCTGTTGGGTTTCATGGCGCAGGACATGAGCGCGCGACTCGGCATCTTCGGTGACTCGCTGGCGGCGTTCGCCCGGGAAAAGCTCGGTTCGACCCTCGCGACGGTCGTGATGATACTGCTGTCCGTCGGTTGCGTCGCGTGGACGCTCGAACTCACCGCCGCCGTCGGCAAGGGCATCGTCGTCCTGCTCGACCTGCAGGGTATCGGCTGGCAGCCCTTCGCCTACCTGACGGGGCTCGCGGCCATCGTAATCGGCATCCTCGGATACAGAGCCGTCGAGAAGATTATGGTGGCGATGATGTTCGGTCTGCTGGTCCTCTACTTACTCGTCGCGGGCGCGAGCGACCCGAACCTCGCCGCGGTCGCCACCGGTTTCGTCCCCGGAATCGACTCCGCCGGGTCGATGACCCTCGCGGTGAGCATCCTCGGGACCACCGCGCTCTGGCCCAACTTCTTCCTCGAGTCCCAACTCGTCGACGAGAAGGGCTGGTCCACCAGTGCTGCCGTACCGACGATGCGTCGCGACCTCTCGATCGGCTACGCCGTCGGCGGCATCACGACCGTCGCCATCGTCGTCGTCGCGGCGGCGATTCTCCGTCCGGCGGGGTACGAACAACTCGAGACGTTCCTCACGCCCGGACGGGCGCTCGCGTCGGTGCTGGGCGAGTGGGCGATGGTCGTGTTCCTCACCGGGACGCTCGCCGCCGCGTTCAACAGCATCGTTCCGATCATGTGGGCGCCCGCGTACATCATCCCGGAAGCGATGGGAACGCAGTACGCGGACGACGGTCGGCTGTTCAACGTCATCTACGTCGTCGGAGTCGGTCTGGGAAGCCTCTCGCCGCTCGTCCACGAGTTCCTCGGGCTCAGCGTCATCGACATGATCATCCTCTTTCCCGCGTACAACGGCGTAGTGGGCCTCCCGATTACCGCCGTGCTCTTGTTCTGGGCAGTCAACGACTCGGACGTGATGGGCACCCACACGAACGGCTGGTGGCTGAACGCGGTCAACAGTGCCCTCGTCCTGCTGGCGGTGTACTCGGCGTGGAGCGCCGGCCAGTTCGTCATCGACGCGATCCTCTCGGGTGGGTTCTGA
- the ilvA gene encoding threonine ammonia-lyase, with protein sequence MTTEPVHTVEFADVERARERLDDRTVVKPTPVERSTSLEAMTGAERVSLKLEHLQWTGSFKTRGAYNKIAQCVEETDCERVVAASAGNHAQGVALAATSLGVESTIVMPKTAPQTKVDATRGYGASVELVGQNFREAMAHARDVSGDSGAEFVHAYDDPAIVAGQGTLGVEMYEDDPEVDTVVVPIGGGGLISGVATAFAELSPETRIVGVQAAGAATVPDSLEKGAPQTLDSVDTIADGIATGGISERTLALIDRHVDEVVTVTDQEIARSILVLLERAKQVVEGAGAASVAAVLGDLDVEGETVMPLLCGGNLDMTMLQTVLVHALTARKQILSLRVRIDDRYGKMEELSGIVAEHGANIRTVRHDRAVEDLDVGEAYLTFQVETSGAEHAANIVDSIAAAGYPVEHVNRSDAG encoded by the coding sequence ATGACCACCGAACCTGTACACACCGTCGAGTTCGCCGACGTCGAGCGAGCGCGCGAGCGACTTGACGACCGAACGGTCGTCAAGCCGACGCCCGTCGAACGCAGCACCTCCCTGGAGGCGATGACGGGAGCCGAGCGGGTGTCGCTCAAGTTGGAACACCTCCAGTGGACGGGGTCGTTCAAGACGCGCGGGGCGTACAACAAGATCGCCCAGTGCGTCGAGGAGACCGACTGCGAGCGCGTCGTCGCCGCCAGCGCCGGCAACCACGCCCAGGGCGTCGCGCTCGCCGCGACGAGCCTCGGCGTCGAATCGACCATCGTCATGCCGAAGACCGCACCCCAGACGAAGGTCGACGCGACGCGCGGCTACGGCGCGTCGGTCGAACTCGTCGGGCAGAACTTCCGCGAGGCGATGGCCCACGCCCGGGACGTCTCGGGCGACTCCGGGGCGGAGTTCGTCCACGCGTACGACGACCCGGCCATCGTCGCCGGCCAGGGAACACTCGGCGTCGAGATGTACGAGGACGACCCCGAAGTCGACACGGTCGTCGTTCCCATCGGCGGGGGCGGGTTGATAAGCGGTGTCGCGACGGCGTTCGCGGAGCTATCGCCCGAGACGCGAATCGTCGGGGTCCAGGCCGCCGGCGCCGCGACGGTGCCCGACAGCCTCGAGAAGGGCGCACCCCAGACGCTCGACTCCGTCGACACCATCGCCGACGGCATCGCCACGGGCGGAATCTCCGAGCGGACGCTCGCGCTCATCGACCGACACGTCGACGAGGTCGTCACGGTCACCGACCAGGAGATAGCTCGGAGCATCCTCGTGCTGCTGGAGCGGGCGAAACAGGTCGTCGAGGGCGCCGGCGCGGCGTCGGTGGCCGCCGTCCTCGGCGACCTGGACGTCGAAGGTGAGACGGTCATGCCGCTGCTCTGCGGCGGAAACCTCGACATGACGATGCTCCAGACCGTCCTCGTCCACGCGCTCACCGCCCGGAAGCAGATTCTGAGCCTCCGGGTCCGCATCGACGACCGGTACGGGAAGATGGAGGAGTTGTCGGGCATCGTCGCCGAACACGGGGCGAACATCCGCACCGTCCGCCACGACCGCGCGGTCGAGGACCTCGACGTCGGCGAGGCGTACCTGACGTTCCAGGTCGAGACGAGCGGCGCCGAACACGCCGCGAACATCGTGGACTCGATCGCCGCGGCCGGCTACCCGGTCGAACACGTCAACCGGAGCGACGCCGGGTGA
- the solA gene encoding N-methyl-L-tryptophan oxidase, translated as MSQRGERYDAIVIGVGGMGSAATYHLANRGLDVLGLERYDIPHTMGSSHGITRIIRRAYYEHPSYIPLIERAYELWTDLADRTGRDLLHVTGSIDAAPPGNDVFEGSRRSCEEHGIPHEVLTSAEVSERFPGYRLPDDHMALYQEDGGFVVPEQCIVAHTEAAQRAGAVVRARERVTDWSETADGGVRVETDRSEYEAENMVVAAGAWAAKFVDALDGLAVPERQVLAWFHPKSPTQFDPENFPVWNLEVPEGRFYGLPRYDVPGFKLGKYHHRDERVDPDEWNRDVEPADERVLRECAENYFPEGAGPTMRLATCMFTNSPDEHFILDTLPDHPQVAVGAGFSGHGFKFASAIGEVLADLAVDGDTDHPVEMFGLDRFE; from the coding sequence ATGAGCCAACGCGGCGAGCGGTACGACGCTATCGTCATCGGTGTCGGCGGCATGGGAAGCGCGGCGACGTACCACCTCGCGAACCGGGGCCTCGACGTGCTCGGCCTCGAACGTTACGACATCCCCCACACGATGGGGTCCTCGCACGGAATCACGCGCATCATCCGACGAGCGTACTACGAACATCCGTCGTACATCCCGCTCATCGAACGCGCGTACGAACTCTGGACCGACTTAGCGGACAGGACCGGCCGGGACCTCCTCCACGTCACCGGGTCCATCGACGCCGCGCCGCCAGGAAACGACGTGTTCGAGGGGTCGCGGCGCTCCTGCGAGGAACACGGCATCCCCCACGAGGTGCTGACGAGCGCGGAGGTCAGCGAGCGGTTCCCCGGCTATCGGTTGCCCGACGACCACATGGCGCTGTATCAGGAGGACGGCGGCTTCGTCGTCCCCGAACAGTGCATCGTCGCCCACACCGAGGCCGCACAGCGCGCGGGCGCGGTGGTCCGAGCGCGCGAGCGCGTGACCGACTGGTCGGAGACGGCCGACGGCGGCGTCCGGGTCGAAACCGACCGCAGCGAGTACGAGGCGGAGAACATGGTCGTCGCGGCGGGCGCGTGGGCCGCGAAGTTCGTCGACGCGCTCGACGGACTGGCGGTCCCGGAACGGCAGGTCCTCGCGTGGTTTCACCCGAAGTCGCCGACGCAGTTCGACCCCGAGAACTTCCCGGTGTGGAACCTCGAAGTCCCGGAGGGTCGGTTCTACGGACTTCCGCGGTACGACGTGCCGGGGTTCAAACTCGGCAAGTACCACCACCGCGACGAGCGGGTCGACCCCGACGAATGGAACCGCGACGTCGAACCGGCGGACGAGCGCGTGCTGCGCGAGTGCGCCGAGAACTACTTCCCCGAGGGCGCGGGCCCGACGATGCGACTGGCGACTTGCATGTTCACGAACTCCCCGGACGAACACTTCATCCTGGATACGCTTCCCGACCACCCGCAGGTGGCGGTCGGCGCGGGCTTCTCGGGTCACGGCTTCAAGTTCGCCAGCGCCATCGGCGAGGTCCTCGCCGACCTCGCGGTCGACGGCGACACCGACCACCCCGTCGAGATGTTCGGACTCGACCGCTTCGAGTGA
- a CDS encoding BCCT family transporter: protein MSSEPNSLLDEFLEEIDPVIFGSGVVVAVAFIVAYALSPTVTVDGSQVNQLGKIITDLNNWLWTNFSWFYLWAMLIFVAFTTFLIFGPWGKIRLGGEDTEPDHSFLTYFAMFFSAGIAAGIVFWGPAEAIYHFGNGTPLTGSGASAKAKMVGSLQYTFFHWGISAWSAYLIVGVPIAYFAYNKGAPFRFSTVLAPFIGVDDLEDSKWATLVDVVAVFGTMGGIATSLGFIGQQLLAGMEYQFGVAFGDLGTILTITGVTVLFTLSVVSGVDRGIKRLSQVNVLVFLVLGVVVFLVGFPSFVLNLGTQAVGDYLQGFVGMSLFTGVGSGDASFVGAWTVFYWAWWFSWAPFSGIFLAKISKGRTIREVTFVGVIATTLATVPWFMIVGGTSMRLQNSGGADILGAINEFGIAVSGYPLFGALPFGEVLSALFFLLVITFFVTSADSSTLGLAMLTTGGEEDPSKLNRLTWGVLQGLIASILVVIGGTNALQQAAIITGGPVAVVGLVAVYGMAKEFSDAHGRVLVQEGGDVRGDDMLIGSRSGPTGDAAASDAAGPTEPSEDD, encoded by the coding sequence ATGAGCAGTGAACCGAACAGTTTGCTCGACGAGTTCCTCGAAGAGATCGACCCGGTGATCTTCGGCTCCGGCGTCGTCGTCGCCGTGGCATTCATCGTCGCGTACGCGCTGAGTCCGACCGTAACGGTCGACGGAAGTCAGGTGAATCAACTCGGAAAGATAATCACGGACCTGAACAACTGGCTGTGGACGAACTTCTCGTGGTTCTACCTGTGGGCGATGCTGATATTCGTCGCGTTCACCACGTTCCTCATCTTCGGCCCGTGGGGCAAGATACGACTCGGCGGTGAGGACACCGAACCGGACCACAGTTTCCTGACGTACTTCGCGATGTTCTTCTCGGCGGGAATCGCCGCCGGAATCGTGTTCTGGGGCCCCGCGGAGGCGATCTACCACTTCGGCAACGGCACTCCGCTGACGGGGTCGGGCGCGAGCGCGAAGGCGAAGATGGTCGGGTCGCTCCAGTACACGTTCTTCCACTGGGGTATCTCGGCCTGGAGCGCCTACCTCATCGTCGGGGTACCCATCGCGTACTTCGCGTACAACAAGGGCGCGCCGTTCAGGTTCTCGACGGTGCTGGCGCCGTTCATCGGGGTCGACGACCTCGAGGACAGCAAGTGGGCCACGCTCGTCGACGTCGTCGCGGTCTTCGGGACGATGGGCGGTATCGCCACGTCGCTCGGCTTCATCGGCCAGCAGTTACTCGCCGGGATGGAGTACCAGTTCGGCGTCGCCTTCGGCGACCTCGGAACTATCCTGACGATCACCGGCGTGACGGTCCTGTTCACGCTCTCGGTCGTGTCGGGCGTCGACCGAGGCATCAAGCGCCTCTCGCAGGTGAACGTCCTTGTCTTCCTCGTGTTGGGCGTCGTCGTCTTCCTGGTAGGATTCCCGTCGTTCGTTCTGAACCTCGGGACCCAGGCCGTCGGCGACTACCTCCAGGGGTTCGTCGGGATGAGTCTGTTCACCGGCGTGGGGTCCGGCGACGCGAGTTTCGTCGGCGCCTGGACCGTGTTCTACTGGGCCTGGTGGTTCTCGTGGGCGCCGTTCTCCGGCATCTTCCTCGCGAAGATTTCGAAGGGCCGGACCATCCGCGAGGTGACGTTCGTCGGCGTCATCGCCACGACGCTGGCGACGGTGCCCTGGTTCATGATCGTCGGCGGTACGTCGATGCGCCTCCAGAACTCCGGCGGAGCCGACATCCTCGGCGCGATAAACGAGTTCGGCATCGCCGTCTCGGGGTACCCGCTGTTCGGCGCACTGCCATTCGGCGAAGTGCTGTCGGCGCTGTTCTTCCTGCTGGTCATCACGTTCTTCGTCACGTCCGCGGACTCCTCGACGCTCGGGCTCGCGATGCTGACGACCGGCGGCGAGGAGGACCCCTCGAAACTCAACCGGCTCACCTGGGGCGTCCTGCAGGGGCTGATCGCCTCGATTCTCGTCGTCATCGGCGGGACGAACGCGCTCCAGCAGGCCGCCATCATCACCGGGGGTCCGGTCGCGGTCGTCGGCCTCGTCGCGGTCTACGGGATGGCGAAGGAGTTCAGCGACGCACACGGGCGCGTCCTCGTGCAAGAAGGCGGCGACGTCCGCGGCGACGACATGCTCATCGGCAGTCGGTCCGGGCCGACGGGAGACGCAGCAGCGAGCGACGCGGCGGGACCGACCGAACCGTCCGAGGACGACTGA